A portion of the Streptomyces sp. YPW6 genome contains these proteins:
- a CDS encoding GNAT family N-acetyltransferase: MSIAPATPHASAPAVRLRVPTDEDALTWYRVFDDPEVMEFFGGRRADFSVYEELTARQRRHDAELGYCLWTLTDEADTVLGFTGAQPWPHTHYGPVGAIEIGWRLGRTAWGRGYATAAARATLERVRAAGVGEVVAMIDSGNARSAAVAERLGMRRAESYDTPRGREAVCFRLEL; the protein is encoded by the coding sequence TCCGTGTCCCGACCGACGAAGACGCCCTCACCTGGTACCGGGTCTTCGACGACCCCGAGGTGATGGAGTTCTTCGGAGGCCGCAGGGCGGACTTCTCCGTGTACGAGGAGCTCACCGCCCGCCAGCGCCGCCACGACGCGGAGCTCGGCTACTGCCTGTGGACGCTCACGGACGAGGCGGACACCGTCCTCGGCTTCACCGGGGCGCAGCCGTGGCCGCACACGCATTACGGGCCGGTCGGCGCGATCGAGATCGGCTGGCGGCTCGGGCGTACGGCATGGGGACGGGGTTACGCCACCGCCGCCGCCCGCGCCACGCTGGAGCGGGTGCGGGCGGCCGGGGTGGGTGAGGTGGTCGCGATGATCGACTCCGGTAACGCCCGGTCGGCGGCGGTCGCGGAGCGGCTCGGGATGCGGCGGGCGGAGTCGTACGACACCCCGCGCGGCCGGGAGGCCGTCTGCTTCCGGCTGGAGCTGTAG